In Poecilia reticulata strain Guanapo linkage group LG17, Guppy_female_1.0+MT, whole genome shotgun sequence, the following proteins share a genomic window:
- the cirbpa gene encoding cold inducible RNA binding protein a isoform X1, whose translation MSDEGKLFIGGLSFETNEDSLAAAFGKYGTIEKVDVIRDKETGRSRGFGFVKYDNVEDAKDALDAMNGKTLDGRAIRVDEAGKGGRSRGGFSSGPRGGRFNSGGRGGRGRGFSRGGGSYGDRSYGDRSYGDRSFGGGDRSFGGGGYRSGGYSSGGYRDNRGQGGYGDRSGSYRDSYDSYGKHLLCD comes from the exons ATGTCGGATGAGGGTAAGCTGTTCATCGGAGGTCTTAGCTTCGAGACCAACGAAGATTCTTTGGCTGCAGCTTTCGGCAAATACGGAACCATCGAAAAAG ttgaCGTGATCAGAGACAAAGAGACAGGAAGATCTCGTGGCTTCGGCTTTGTGAAGTACGACAATGTTGAGGATGCTAAAGATGCTCTGGATGCCATGAACGGAAAG ACACTTGACGGTCGGGCAATTCGAGTTGATGAGGCAGGAAAGGGTGGTCGCTCCAGAGGAGGCTTTAGCTCTGGCCCACGTGGAGGCAGATTCAACTCAGGTGGCCGAGGGGGAAGGGGACGTGGCTTCTCCAGGGGTG GTGGCAGCTACGGCGACAGAAGCTACGGCGACAGGAGCTATGGCGACAGGAGCTTCGGCGGTGGAGACAGAAGCTTTGGCGGCGGTGGATACAGAAGTGGAGGATATTCTTCAGGTGGTTACAGGGACAACAG GGGACAGGGTGGATATGGTGACCGCTCTGGATCCTATCGCGACAGCTATGACAGCTATGGTAAGCATCTTTTATGYGACTAA
- the cirbpa gene encoding cold inducible RNA binding protein a isoform X3 — protein sequence MSDEGKLFIGGLSFETNEDSLAAAFGKYGTIEKVDVIRDKETGRSRGFGFVKYDNVEDAKDALDAMNGKTLDGRAIRVDEAGKGGRSRGGFSSGPRGGRFNSGGRGGRGRGFSRGGGSYGDRSYGDRSYGDRSFGGGDRSFGGGGYRSGGYSSGGYRDNRGQGGYGDRSGSYRDSYDSYE from the exons ATGTCGGATGAGGGTAAGCTGTTCATCGGAGGTCTTAGCTTCGAGACCAACGAAGATTCTTTGGCTGCAGCTTTCGGCAAATACGGAACCATCGAAAAAG ttgaCGTGATCAGAGACAAAGAGACAGGAAGATCTCGTGGCTTCGGCTTTGTGAAGTACGACAATGTTGAGGATGCTAAAGATGCTCTGGATGCCATGAACGGAAAG ACACTTGACGGTCGGGCAATTCGAGTTGATGAGGCAGGAAAGGGTGGTCGCTCCAGAGGAGGCTTTAGCTCTGGCCCACGTGGAGGCAGATTCAACTCAGGTGGCCGAGGGGGAAGGGGACGTGGCTTCTCCAGGGGTG GTGGCAGCTACGGCGACAGAAGCTACGGCGACAGGAGCTATGGCGACAGGAGCTTCGGCGGTGGAGACAGAAGCTTTGGCGGCGGTGGATACAGAAGTGGAGGATATTCTTCAGGTGGTTACAGGGACAACAG GGGACAGGGTGGATATGGTGACCGCTCTGGATCCTATCGCGACAGCTATGACAGCTATG AGTGA
- the LOC103479437 gene encoding midnolin encodes MEQPKTQRRDFPTPQPAGGESPMRLTITSTTGCPVELSVQRGETAEGLRKLISQKLGLQTDRIIVVHKDSHLTAGTLLEQGVTDGSRLTLVPVIETGSASSTRERTVMDTLESLTESQIEDFLLGRLPLTLSLGAGAHTMYVQLQLSQKVGELQGNTDSVVQTTCKPQTAQANNGNLFEASSAGSSLGFTSPQTSSPPSPSDRSASSLQRSTQKPRTSFISSTCVAPERCIDPPLVRRSQSDCKPAFPLDSTHPPNLPPAATPVCSSRPSSSZPGPTSAFIEGDVPAHKSQPPGAVIDSVVSHFPGVFSGTFSGTLAPCSHGGISHPRRGIAIILQILNDLLRAACHHQGALLPPLCNECTASNLPGSHLTAEDPCLGRNRQPPTQSTERSGGDESQTLHSSEENKTMHCKMERLQLLMHQRRRQRRIRRCSLLHGFAQPNQHRLHRS; translated from the exons ATGGAGCAGCCGAAGACGCAGCGTCGGGACTTCCCTACTCCACAGCCTGCAGGCGGGGAGTCACCGATGCGTTTGACCATCACTTCAACAACCGGCTGCCCGGTGGAGCTCAGCGTCCAGCGGGGAGAGACTGCGGAGGGGCTGAGGAAGCTCATCTCCCAGAAACTGgggctgcagacagacagaatcATAGTGGTGCACAAAGACAG CCACCTGACTGCAGGGACACTGCTGGAGCAGGGTGTGACAGATGGCAGCAGGCTGACTCTAGTCCCAGTTATTGAAACTGGTTCAGCA AGTTCAACTAGAGAGAGGACAGTGATGGACACGTTGGAGAGCTTAACTGAATCCCAG ATAGAGGACTTCCTTTTGGGGCGCCTGCCTCTGACCCTCAGCCTCGGAGCCGGCGCCCACACAATGTATGTGCAGCTCCARCTGTCGCAGAAGGTCGGGGAGCTCCAGGGGAACACGGACTCAGTGGTTCAGACCACATGCAAGCCTCAAACTGCACAGGCGAACAATGGGAACCTCTTTGAGGCGTCCTCTGCAGGGTCCTCCTTAGGATTCACCAGCCCACAGACTTCCTCTCCGCCCTCGCCCTCGGATCGCTCTGCATCCTCCCTCCAACGTAGCACACAGAAACCCAGAACTTCCTTTATCTCGTCCACATGCGTAGCACCTGAGCGCTGCATCGATCCTCCGTTAGTGCGTCGCTCACAGTCTGACTGCAAACCTGCTTTCCCTTTGGACTCTACACATCCTCCAAATCTACCTCCTGCAGCTACACCAGTCTGTTCATCCAGACCTAGCAGTTCTSAACCAGGACCAACTTCAGCCTTCATAGAG GGAGATGTTCCTGCACATAAGTCACAGCCTCCAGGGGCGGTCATTGACAGCGTCGTGAGTCACTTTCCAGGCGTCTTCTCTGGGACGTTTTCTG GGACTCTGGCCCCGTGCAGTCATGGAGGCATCAGTCATCCTCGTCGCGGCATCGCCATCATTCTCCAAATCCTCAACGACTTGCTCAGAGCTGCctgccaccaccagggggcgctgctgCCTCCTTTATGTAACGAGTGCACCGCCTCAAACCTTCCAGGCAGCCATCTCACCGCAGAGGATCCCTGCCTGGGAAGAAACAGACAACCCCCGACCCAAAGCACAGAGCGCAGCG gagGGGATGAGAGTCAGACGCTTCACTCCTCTGAAGAGAATAAGACAATGCACTGCAAGATGGAGCGGCTGCAGCTTCTGATGCATCAGAGGCGTCGCCAGAGGCGGATTCGTAGGTGTTCTCTCCTCCATGGATTCGCTCAGCCAAACCAGCACCGGCTCCACCGTTCCTAG
- the cirbpa gene encoding cold inducible RNA binding protein a isoform X4: MSDEGKLFIGGLSFETNEDSLAAAFGKYGTIEKVDVIRDKETGRSRGFGFVKYDNVEDAKDALDAMNGKTLDGRAIRVDEAGKGGRSRGGFSSGPRGGRFNSGGSYGDRSYGDRSYGDRSFGGGDRSFGGGGYRSGGYSSGGYRDNRGQGGYGDRSGSYRDSYDSYATHE; encoded by the exons ATGTCGGATGAGGGTAAGCTGTTCATCGGAGGTCTTAGCTTCGAGACCAACGAAGATTCTTTGGCTGCAGCTTTCGGCAAATACGGAACCATCGAAAAAG ttgaCGTGATCAGAGACAAAGAGACAGGAAGATCTCGTGGCTTCGGCTTTGTGAAGTACGACAATGTTGAGGATGCTAAAGATGCTCTGGATGCCATGAACGGAAAG ACACTTGACGGTCGGGCAATTCGAGTTGATGAGGCAGGAAAGGGTGGTCGCTCCAGAGGAGGCTTTAGCTCTGGCCCACGTGGAGGCAGATTCAACTCAG GTGGCAGCTACGGCGACAGAAGCTACGGCGACAGGAGCTATGGCGACAGGAGCTTCGGCGGTGGAGACAGAAGCTTTGGCGGCGGTGGATACAGAAGTGGAGGATATTCTTCAGGTGGTTACAGGGACAACAG GGGACAGGGTGGATATGGTGACCGCTCTGGATCCTATCGCGACAGCTATGACAGCTATG CGACACACGAGTAA
- the ndufa13 gene encoding NADH dehydrogenase [ubiquinone] 1 alpha subcomplex subunit 13 — MAGSKVKQDMPPPGGYSAFDYKRNLPKRGLSGYSMFGIGIGIMAIGYWRMFSWNRERRRLLIEELEARIALMPLIQAEHDRRTLRMLRENLEEESIIMKDVPGWKVGESVFHTDRWVPPLSDELFSLRPREQYLHKRFGFLWYV, encoded by the exons ATGGCGGGGTCCAAGGTGAAGCAGGACATGCCTCCTCCGGGAGGATATTCTGCTTTTGATTACAAGAGAAATCTTCCGAAACGAGGATTATCGG GGTATAGTATGTTTGGAATCGGGATCGGCATCATGGCGATCGGCTACTGGCGGATGTTTAGCTGGAACAGAGAGAGGAG GCGCTTGCTGATCGAGGAGCTGGAGGCCAGGATAGCACTGATGCCGCTTATTCAGGCAGAGCACGACCGAAG AACTTTAAGGATGCTGAGGGAAAACTTGGAAGAGGAGTCGATCATCATGAAAGATGTGCCAGGCTGGAAG GTGGGTGAGAGCGTCTTCCACACCGATCGCTGGGTGCCCCCGCTGTCAGACGAGCTGTTCAGCCTCCGGCCACGTGAGCAGTATTTGCACAAGCGCTTTGGCTTCCTGTGGTACGTGTGA
- the cirbpa gene encoding cold inducible RNA binding protein a isoform X5, giving the protein MSDEGKLFIGGLSFETNEDSLAAAFGKYGTIEKVDVIRDKETGRSRGFGFVKYDNVEDAKDALDAMNGKTLDGRAIRVDEAGKGGRSRGGFSSGPRGGRFNSGGSYGDRSYGDRSYGDRSFGGGDRSFGGGGYRSGGYSSGGYRDNRGQGGYGDRSGSYRDSYDSYE; this is encoded by the exons ATGTCGGATGAGGGTAAGCTGTTCATCGGAGGTCTTAGCTTCGAGACCAACGAAGATTCTTTGGCTGCAGCTTTCGGCAAATACGGAACCATCGAAAAAG ttgaCGTGATCAGAGACAAAGAGACAGGAAGATCTCGTGGCTTCGGCTTTGTGAAGTACGACAATGTTGAGGATGCTAAAGATGCTCTGGATGCCATGAACGGAAAG ACACTTGACGGTCGGGCAATTCGAGTTGATGAGGCAGGAAAGGGTGGTCGCTCCAGAGGAGGCTTTAGCTCTGGCCCACGTGGAGGCAGATTCAACTCAG GTGGCAGCTACGGCGACAGAAGCTACGGCGACAGGAGCTATGGCGACAGGAGCTTCGGCGGTGGAGACAGAAGCTTTGGCGGCGGTGGATACAGAAGTGGAGGATATTCTTCAGGTGGTTACAGGGACAACAG GGGACAGGGTGGATATGGTGACCGCTCTGGATCCTATCGCGACAGCTATGACAGCTATG AGTGA
- the cirbpa gene encoding cold inducible RNA binding protein a isoform X2, producing MSDEGKLFIGGLSFETNEDSLAAAFGKYGTIEKVDVIRDKETGRSRGFGFVKYDNVEDAKDALDAMNGKTLDGRAIRVDEAGKGGRSRGGFSSGPRGGRFNSGGRGGRGRGFSRGGGSYGDRSYGDRSYGDRSFGGGDRSFGGGGYRSGGYSSGGYRDNRGQGGYGDRSGSYRDSYDSYATHE from the exons ATGTCGGATGAGGGTAAGCTGTTCATCGGAGGTCTTAGCTTCGAGACCAACGAAGATTCTTTGGCTGCAGCTTTCGGCAAATACGGAACCATCGAAAAAG ttgaCGTGATCAGAGACAAAGAGACAGGAAGATCTCGTGGCTTCGGCTTTGTGAAGTACGACAATGTTGAGGATGCTAAAGATGCTCTGGATGCCATGAACGGAAAG ACACTTGACGGTCGGGCAATTCGAGTTGATGAGGCAGGAAAGGGTGGTCGCTCCAGAGGAGGCTTTAGCTCTGGCCCACGTGGAGGCAGATTCAACTCAGGTGGCCGAGGGGGAAGGGGACGTGGCTTCTCCAGGGGTG GTGGCAGCTACGGCGACAGAAGCTACGGCGACAGGAGCTATGGCGACAGGAGCTTCGGCGGTGGAGACAGAAGCTTTGGCGGCGGTGGATACAGAAGTGGAGGATATTCTTCAGGTGGTTACAGGGACAACAG GGGACAGGGTGGATATGGTGACCGCTCTGGATCCTATCGCGACAGCTATGACAGCTATG CGACACACGAGTAA